The DNA segment TGATGATCTTCAGAGAATAGTGGCAATACTTTTAGACAGGGAGGCATAATATATGTTAAACCAGGTATTGGTGCTGATTAAACCGGACGGTCTTAAGAAGTCTTTAACAGGTAATATTCTCACCAGATTATCAGAGACAAAACTTGAGATTATAGCGGCTAGGATAGTTAGAGTATCTAAAGAGCTGGCTGAAGAGCATTACCAACATCTTAAAACTGAGCCCTTCTTTAAAGAGTTGATTCAATATCTTCAGGGTGAGCTGCATCAGAGAAAGAAAGTGATGGCTATGATATACTGGGGGGAAGATGCGATAGCAAAAGTACGTGATATTGCCGGAGCAACTAATCCTGAAGAGGCCAGCCCGACGTCTATCAGAGGTCAATATGGCCGCATTACTACAAAAGGTCTTTATGAGAACGTTGTCCACGCTTCCGCTAATGCTGAGGAGGCGGAGAGAGAGATAAAGCTATGGTTTAAGCCGGATGAGATAATCTTTGATCTCTATGCCGTTAAGAACGGAGTATTAAAAGAGGAGAGAGTGAGGGTATGGGCACGAAGAACAGAAACAGAATAAGAAGCATGACTGGTTTTGGTAAAGGGAGTGATAGGAGTGAGAAGTGCTCGTGCTACTGCGAGATAAAGAGTGTTAACCACAGATATTTGGAGATTAACACTAAGATGTCAGATGAGTTTTCAAGGCTGGAGTTAGAGACGAAAAGAATTATTAAAAATCAGGTTACCCGCGGGGCAGTCTATCTCAATCTCAGCTTTGTCTATGAGGAGGGTATGAACCTTAAAGTCAACAACCGTCTATTTAGCAAACTTCTCAGACTTGAAAAAGAGATTGAATCCAAACATGGCATAGCACAACCTCTCAATATCCATTATATCTTAAGTTATCCCGGGGTTGTAAAACAAGCCCGTCCTGATATCTCCTCGGCTGAAAAGAGAAAGCTTATCATTAAAGCTCTTAAGAATGCGTTAGATTCATTGATGATTAGCAGAGATAGAGAGGGCGGGGCACTGCAGAAAGATTTATTTGTCTGTTTAAACAAGATAGAGAAGAGTCTTCAAGTTGTAGGTTCAGTAGAGAAAACAAGAGAAGAGGCTCTTTCAAAAAAGATGCAGAGAGAAGCAGTTCGAATACAGCATGCTCAGAGTACGGCGTCTCTGCCGGCACTTGCTTCTGTTAATGAAGAGGTTGTACGCCTTAAGACCCACCTTAAGACCCTTCGCAAGCTTATAAGTAAAGGCGGGGTTGTAGGTAGAGAGCTAGATTTTTTAGCCCAAGAGATGAATCGAGAGGCCAACACCATATCAGCAAAAGCACTCTCTTCCAAGACAGCCTGTTTTATCGTACAGATCAAGGCTGAAATTGAGAAGATAAGAGAGCAGTCTTTGAATATTGAATAGGGGAGGTCTAAAAGATGAAGGCTTTAAATGTTGGGTATAGCAATACGGTATCTTTGGATAAAATAGTTGCCGTGATAAATGCGGATTCTAAGCCTGCGCGCAGATTAAAAGAACGGGCAGAAAAAGAGGCCAGACTTGTAGATGCTACTAGCGGACGGAAGACAAGGTCCTGTCTTATAACCAGCAGTAACCATATAATACTCTCGTCTTTAAATACTCAGACACTCTCACAGCGTATTAATGAATAGAGAAGCCAAGCTGTTTATTATCTCCGGTCCTTCCGGTGTGGGTAAGACTACGATTGCTCAGAAGCTCTTTCAGGAAGTCGAAGGATTAGTCGGGAGTATATCTTGTACAACAAGAGAGAGAAGAGGGGCGGAGAGAGACGGTATAGATTATAGGTTTATCAGCAGCGGCAAATTTCAAGACCTTATTAAAGAGGGTGCTTTTCTTGAATGGGCCGGAATATTGGAGAGTCTCTACGGGACGCTGAGAGATGATATAGAGGCGCAAATAGCTGCGGGCAATGATGTTTTGCTCTGTATAGACGTACAGGGAGCTGCGCAGGTTCTTAAGGAAAAACCTGATACGGTAGCGATATTTATAATGCCGCCCAACATAGAAGAGCTGCGGATTAGACTGCTTAATAGAGGGGAGAGCGAAGGGGAGATAGAGAGGCGAATAGATTTGGCCAAAAAAGAGATAGAGAGGGTCTCTCACTATCACCGCGTTGTTTATAATGATGTTTTACATAAAGCCGTAGATTTGGTAAAATCTATAGTTTATGCAGAACGTCAAAAAATGGTATAGATAACCAGAAGGAGGAGTTGAGATGTCTTAT comes from the Candidatus Kaelpia imicola genome and includes:
- a CDS encoding nucleoside-diphosphate kinase, which translates into the protein MLNQVLVLIKPDGLKKSLTGNILTRLSETKLEIIAARIVRVSKELAEEHYQHLKTEPFFKELIQYLQGELHQRKKVMAMIYWGEDAIAKVRDIAGATNPEEASPTSIRGQYGRITTKGLYENVVHASANAEEAEREIKLWFKPDEIIFDLYAVKNGVLKEERVRVWARRTETE
- a CDS encoding YicC/YloC family endoribonuclease → MGTKNRNRIRSMTGFGKGSDRSEKCSCYCEIKSVNHRYLEINTKMSDEFSRLELETKRIIKNQVTRGAVYLNLSFVYEEGMNLKVNNRLFSKLLRLEKEIESKHGIAQPLNIHYILSYPGVVKQARPDISSAEKRKLIIKALKNALDSLMISRDREGGALQKDLFVCLNKIEKSLQVVGSVEKTREEALSKKMQREAVRIQHAQSTASLPALASVNEEVVRLKTHLKTLRKLISKGGVVGRELDFLAQEMNREANTISAKALSSKTACFIVQIKAEIEKIREQSLNIE
- a CDS encoding DUF370 domain-containing protein; translated protein: MKALNVGYSNTVSLDKIVAVINADSKPARRLKERAEKEARLVDATSGRKTRSCLITSSNHIILSSLNTQTLSQRINE
- the gmk gene encoding guanylate kinase; translated protein: MNREAKLFIISGPSGVGKTTIAQKLFQEVEGLVGSISCTTRERRGAERDGIDYRFISSGKFQDLIKEGAFLEWAGILESLYGTLRDDIEAQIAAGNDVLLCIDVQGAAQVLKEKPDTVAIFIMPPNIEELRIRLLNRGESEGEIERRIDLAKKEIERVSHYHRVVYNDVLHKAVDLVKSIVYAERQKMV